In Candidatus Hinthialibacter antarcticus, the following are encoded in one genomic region:
- a CDS encoding TraR/DksA family transcriptional regulator: MKKKPVLSKKKSARLTDLHDKLIQERGKLLATLDSGSARLGEMSGHGDLVDQSNDYREREMMMGMAEHDRERLVAINEALALVDEGAYGICVMCEDEIPEARLMAVPAAKYCVGCQSKVETGGGL; the protein is encoded by the coding sequence GTGAAAAAGAAACCTGTTTTGAGCAAAAAGAAATCCGCCCGTTTGACGGACTTGCATGATAAATTGATCCAAGAGCGCGGAAAGCTGCTCGCTACGCTTGATAGTGGAAGCGCCCGCTTGGGCGAAATGAGCGGTCACGGCGATTTGGTCGATCAAAGCAACGATTATCGCGAACGCGAAATGATGATGGGCATGGCAGAACACGACCGCGAGCGCCTGGTCGCGATTAATGAGGCGCTGGCGTTGGTTGATGAGGGCGCCTATGGCATCTGCGTCATGTGTGAGGATGAGATTCCCGAAGCGCGGTTGATGGCGGTTCCGGCTGCGAAATACTGTGTAGGGTGCCAGTCGAAAGTTGAAACCGGCGGCGGGCTGTAG
- a CDS encoding substrate-binding domain-containing protein, whose amino-acid sequence MTVLPRFSLFLAFIGLFIGCSEQKPAPKAPAPMRTYTLSICPSSDDISTQAIQRGAQREIEHLLKTRVQIDLRWQPVPANPEEQAAAIRALKSQGVQGAAISCLQDDAVKQAIDEVVEGGASVITFQHDSPDSKRSSFFGIRALHLGGLATRVLEKELNGAGSIGILADSPSSAETAEMIDGANKRLEAEDNALRLATIIYCEGDPQRAWQQMREAQQSTPGLSGWLWLGPWPLMAPEPPFGQLQGAKVVSLGLSRETLPFLQEQKIHALIGRDYEAWGAELVRILIDVVDGTKTFREQNWVRPTVLTQDIIKRNRLKAE is encoded by the coding sequence ATGACCGTTCTTCCCCGTTTTTCTCTCTTTTTGGCCTTCATCGGGCTATTCATTGGCTGCAGCGAACAAAAACCGGCGCCCAAAGCCCCAGCCCCCATGCGCACATATACATTGTCTATTTGTCCGTCCAGCGACGACATTTCGACGCAGGCGATCCAGCGCGGCGCCCAAAGAGAGATTGAGCATCTGTTAAAAACCCGCGTACAAATCGACCTTCGTTGGCAGCCCGTCCCCGCCAATCCAGAAGAACAGGCGGCGGCGATCCGCGCTCTCAAGTCGCAGGGCGTCCAGGGCGCGGCGATTTCCTGCCTGCAAGACGACGCGGTCAAGCAAGCGATTGACGAAGTCGTTGAAGGCGGCGCATCGGTGATTACCTTTCAACATGATTCGCCCGACTCAAAGCGCAGTTCCTTTTTTGGAATCCGGGCCTTGCATCTGGGCGGGCTGGCGACGCGCGTCTTAGAGAAAGAACTCAACGGCGCCGGCTCAATCGGTATTTTGGCGGATTCACCCTCCAGCGCCGAAACCGCCGAGATGATCGACGGCGCCAACAAACGCCTCGAAGCCGAAGACAATGCGCTTCGCCTGGCAACCATTATCTACTGCGAGGGCGACCCGCAACGCGCCTGGCAACAGATGCGCGAGGCGCAGCAATCCACGCCGGGTTTAAGCGGCTGGTTGTGGTTGGGGCCGTGGCCGCTGATGGCGCCGGAGCCGCCGTTTGGGCAATTGCAGGGCGCCAAGGTGGTTTCATTGGGGTTGTCGCGGGAGACGCTGCCGTTTTTGCAGGAGCAAAAAATCCATGCGTTGATCGGGCGCGACTATGAAGCCTGGGGGGCGGAGTTGGTGCGCATTCTGATCGACGTGGTCGACGGGACAAAAACCTTCCGCGAACAGAACTGGGTGCGCCCCACCGTCTTGACCCAAGACATCATTAAACGCAATCGCTTGAAGGCGGAGTGA
- a CDS encoding D-cysteine desulfhydrase family protein, with protein MQHPSSRWVLLFKLTMNLPRRISIARTPTPLERLDRLSEEWGVDLYVKRDDLTGSALSGNKIRKLEYLFAEAIDQECDTVITCGAVTSNHARATAIAARKFGLDCHLILAGDAPDAASGNLQLNLLAGATVQYITREEYSARVEDILEETKASFNQQGKKAYAIPTGGSNSTGLFGYVTAAQEIGEQCKQIGLTPEVICCAVGSCGTYAGLVLGAALYQLPAEIHGVLVCGTVEGFGEKAAHDVDEAIKRFGLTPSVNPDRSRLIDGYIAGGYAQTNSEQLRFLRHVAQQEGLILDPVYTNKAFFGLHGEIQAGRIAQGARVVFVHTGGIFGLSAFSQQMTEEWGSVANWPDGLM; from the coding sequence ATGCAACACCCATCATCACGATGGGTGTTGCTGTTTAAACTGACGATGAATCTTCCCCGCCGAATTTCCATTGCACGAACGCCGACTCCGCTGGAGCGCCTCGATCGTCTTAGCGAAGAGTGGGGCGTTGACCTTTATGTCAAGCGTGACGACCTGACGGGTTCTGCGCTGTCTGGCAATAAAATCCGTAAACTCGAGTATCTTTTTGCTGAGGCAATCGACCAGGAGTGCGATACGGTCATTACCTGTGGGGCGGTGACCTCCAACCATGCCCGCGCCACCGCCATCGCTGCGCGAAAATTTGGGTTGGATTGCCATCTCATCCTGGCGGGAGACGCGCCCGATGCGGCGTCGGGCAACCTGCAACTCAATCTGCTGGCGGGCGCGACGGTGCAATATATCACACGAGAAGAATACTCGGCGCGAGTGGAAGATATCCTCGAAGAAACCAAGGCCTCTTTTAATCAACAAGGGAAAAAGGCGTACGCGATCCCGACAGGCGGTTCGAACTCAACCGGATTGTTTGGCTATGTGACTGCGGCGCAAGAAATCGGCGAGCAATGCAAGCAGATCGGCTTGACGCCTGAAGTGATTTGCTGTGCGGTGGGATCATGCGGCACCTACGCCGGGCTGGTTCTCGGCGCAGCGCTGTATCAACTGCCTGCGGAAATTCACGGGGTGTTGGTTTGCGGGACGGTTGAAGGCTTTGGCGAAAAAGCCGCGCACGATGTTGACGAGGCGATCAAGCGGTTTGGCTTGACGCCTTCTGTGAATCCAGACAGAAGCCGCCTGATTGACGGCTATATTGCGGGCGGATATGCGCAGACGAATTCCGAACAGTTACGCTTTCTGCGGCATGTTGCTCAACAGGAGGGCCTGATTCTCGACCCGGTTTATACCAACAAAGCCTTTTTTGGGTTGCATGGCGAGATTCAGGCGGGGCGCATCGCCCAGGGCGCTCGGGTGGTGTTTGTCCACACCGGTGGAATTTTCGGCCTGTCGGCGTTCTCGCAGCAAATGACGGAAGAATGGGGTTCGGTCGCGAACTGGCCCGACGGTCTAATGTAG
- a CDS encoding polymer-forming cytoskeletal protein, with product MDILRNERSGQGAPTGGPNSSSRWDERPYTTLGKDTEFEGTLKFKDGLRIEGKFNGDISTDGYLIIGDTGQVTGEISVGSIIVEGKITGNIQAKDLVELRSSAEMRGDITAAKLKIEEGVVFIGKSDVQPRDGNKGQQSRPPQKQEDDNKKDKAQAQGGK from the coding sequence GTGGATATCCTTCGTAACGAACGTTCAGGTCAAGGCGCGCCCACGGGCGGCCCCAACTCTTCATCCCGCTGGGACGAACGTCCCTATACAACCCTTGGCAAAGATACGGAATTTGAAGGTACGCTGAAGTTTAAAGACGGTCTTCGTATTGAAGGCAAATTTAACGGCGATATCTCAACAGACGGCTATCTGATTATTGGCGATACCGGACAAGTGACGGGTGAAATTTCTGTCGGCAGCATTATTGTCGAAGGCAAAATCACCGGAAACATCCAAGCCAAAGATTTGGTCGAACTTCGCAGCTCGGCTGAAATGCGCGGTGATATCACTGCCGCCAAGTTGAAAATCGAAGAAGGCGTGGTCTTCATCGGTAAGTCGGACGTGCAGCCCCGCGACGGAAACAAAGGCCAGCAAAGCCGTCCGCCGCAAAAACAAGAAGACGATAACAAGAAAGATAAGGCGCAGGCCCAAGGCGGCAAATAG